A part of Actinoallomurus bryophytorum genomic DNA contains:
- the rhaI gene encoding L-rhamnose isomerase has protein sequence MTDTKAVKAALRTQHIETPSWAYGNSGTRFKVFAQQGVPRTPEEKIDDAAQVHRFTGVAPTVALHIPWDRVDDYAALAAHARDRGVGLGAINSNVFQDDDYMLGSVTNPDPAIRKKALRHLLDCVDIMDATGSRDLKLWFSDGTNYPGQDDIRARQDRLAEALAVVYERLGDDQRFLLEYKLFEPAFYTMDVPDWGTAYAHCMRLGPKAQVVVDTGHHAPGTNIEFIVASLLRENKLGAFDFNSRFYADDDLMVGAADPFQLFRIMHEVVQGGGYGEHVAFMLDQCHNIEPKIHGQIRSVMNVQEATAKALLVDVEALRAAQNSGDVLGANAVLMDAYNTDVRPLLGELREEMGLDPDPVAAYKRSGYFERVSDERKDGQAAGWGA, from the coding sequence GTGACCGACACAAAGGCCGTGAAGGCGGCACTGCGCACACAGCACATCGAGACGCCGTCATGGGCGTACGGCAACTCGGGCACCCGCTTCAAGGTGTTCGCCCAGCAGGGCGTGCCGCGCACGCCTGAGGAGAAGATCGACGACGCGGCCCAGGTGCACCGGTTCACCGGCGTCGCGCCGACCGTGGCGCTGCACATCCCCTGGGACCGGGTCGATGACTACGCGGCCCTGGCCGCGCACGCCCGCGACCGCGGCGTCGGTCTCGGGGCGATCAACTCGAACGTGTTCCAGGACGACGACTACATGCTCGGCAGCGTCACCAACCCCGACCCCGCCATCCGCAAGAAGGCGCTGCGCCACCTGCTGGACTGCGTCGACATCATGGACGCGACCGGCTCACGCGACCTGAAGCTGTGGTTCTCCGACGGCACCAACTACCCGGGCCAGGACGACATCCGGGCCCGTCAGGACCGGCTCGCCGAGGCCCTGGCCGTCGTGTACGAGCGGCTGGGCGACGATCAGCGGTTCCTGCTGGAGTACAAGCTCTTCGAGCCGGCGTTCTACACCATGGACGTGCCGGACTGGGGCACCGCGTACGCGCACTGCATGCGCCTCGGCCCCAAGGCACAGGTCGTCGTGGACACCGGGCACCACGCGCCGGGCACCAACATCGAGTTCATCGTGGCCTCCCTGCTGCGGGAGAACAAGCTCGGCGCGTTCGACTTCAACTCGCGCTTCTACGCCGACGACGACCTGATGGTCGGCGCGGCCGACCCCTTCCAGCTGTTCCGCATCATGCACGAGGTCGTCCAGGGCGGCGGCTACGGCGAGCACGTGGCCTTCATGCTCGACCAGTGCCACAACATCGAGCCGAAGATCCACGGACAGATCCGCTCGGTGATGAACGTGCAGGAGGCCACGGCCAAGGCCCTGCTCGTCGACGTCGAGGCATTGCGCGCGGCCCAGAACTCCGGTGACGTGCTCGGCGCCAACGCGGTGCTGATGGACGCCTACAACACCGACGTACGCCCGCTGCTCGGCGAGCTGCGCGAGGAGATGGGCCTGGACCCGGACCCGGTCGCCGCCTACAAGCGATCCGGCTACTTCGAGCGGGTCAGCGACGAGCGCAAGGACGGCCAGGCCGCCGGGTGGGGCGCCTGA
- a CDS encoding L-rhamnose mutarotase, whose amino-acid sequence MQRVCFLLKVRTDRLEEYRRRHEAVWADMRAALRETGWHNYSLFLRDDGLLVGYLETDDFQAAQAAMERTEVNARWQAEMAPFFEDLEGRPDEGMVPLAEIFHLA is encoded by the coding sequence GTGCAGCGCGTCTGCTTCCTGCTGAAGGTCCGCACCGACCGGCTGGAGGAGTACCGCCGGCGTCATGAGGCCGTCTGGGCGGACATGCGGGCGGCGCTGCGCGAGACGGGCTGGCACAACTACTCCCTCTTCCTGCGCGACGACGGCCTGCTCGTCGGCTACCTGGAGACCGATGACTTCCAGGCGGCACAGGCGGCCATGGAGCGCACCGAGGTGAACGCCCGCTGGCAGGCGGAAATGGCGCCCTTCTTCGAGGACCTCGAGGGTCGACCCGATGAGGGCATGGTGCCGCTCGCCGAAATTTTCCACCTGGCATGA
- the rhaS gene encoding rhamnose ABC transporter substrate-binding protein, whose translation MLKRPMAAVALVAALAVGAAACGGTTKKSSSGDNGAAATSGAKANPNAPIKKGLKVAFLPKQVNNPYETIVDKAGIAGAKEYGGTAKEVGPSDASASSQISYLNTLIQQQQDAILIAANDPNAVCGPLKQAMSRKIAVVTYDSDAAKECRDVFINQASSEEIGRSEIKVISDLIGGKGKIAILSATANATNQNTWIGFMKDELKKPEYAGIQLVKVAYGDDDDQKSFQQTQGLLQAYPDLKGIIAPTTVGIAAAARYVSASKYKGKVQVSGLGTPNQMRKFVKDGTVSKFELWNPGDLGYLASYAAAALASGQITGAQGEKFKAGRLGERTIGADGEVILGPPTVFDKNNIDNFHF comes from the coding sequence ATGCTCAAACGTCCAATGGCGGCCGTGGCACTCGTGGCCGCACTGGCCGTCGGTGCCGCCGCATGCGGTGGTACCACCAAGAAGTCATCGTCCGGCGACAACGGAGCAGCCGCGACGAGCGGTGCGAAGGCGAACCCGAACGCGCCGATCAAGAAGGGCCTCAAGGTCGCGTTCCTGCCGAAGCAGGTCAACAACCCGTACGAGACGATCGTCGACAAGGCCGGCATCGCCGGCGCCAAGGAGTACGGCGGCACGGCCAAGGAGGTCGGCCCGTCCGACGCCTCCGCCTCGTCCCAGATCTCCTACCTGAACACGCTGATCCAGCAGCAGCAGGACGCGATCCTCATCGCGGCCAACGACCCCAACGCGGTGTGCGGCCCGCTCAAGCAGGCCATGTCCCGCAAGATCGCCGTCGTCACGTACGACTCCGACGCCGCCAAGGAGTGCCGCGACGTCTTCATCAACCAGGCGAGCTCTGAGGAGATCGGGCGCAGCGAGATCAAGGTGATCTCGGACCTGATCGGCGGCAAGGGCAAGATCGCGATCCTGTCCGCGACCGCCAACGCCACCAACCAGAACACCTGGATCGGCTTCATGAAGGACGAGCTGAAGAAGCCGGAGTACGCCGGCATCCAGCTCGTCAAGGTCGCCTACGGCGACGACGACGACCAGAAGTCCTTCCAGCAGACACAGGGTCTGCTCCAGGCGTATCCGGACCTGAAGGGCATCATCGCCCCGACCACGGTCGGCATCGCCGCCGCGGCGCGGTACGTCTCCGCCTCCAAGTACAAGGGCAAGGTCCAGGTCTCCGGACTGGGCACGCCGAACCAGATGCGCAAGTTCGTCAAGGACGGCACCGTGAGCAAGTTCGAGCTTTGGAACCCGGGTGACCTCGGCTACCTCGCCTCGTACGCCGCGGCGGCCCTCGCCTCCGGGCAGATCACCGGGGCCCAGGGCGAGAAGTTCAAGGCCGGCCGGCTCGGAGAGCGGACCATCGGCGCGGACGGCGAGGTCATCCTCGGCCCGCCGACCGTCTTCGACAAGAACAACATCGACAACTTCCACTTCTGA
- a CDS encoding ABC transporter permease, with amino-acid sequence MAPDAPVKTSSPGALPNPVTRLVRWDVIVTALLIVVFAGGALGTPDFATSDNLSFALDDLSEIALIALPMTLLVVAAEVDLSVASVLGLSSALLGALWDAGWAIETIIPLLIIVGAIAGLVNGLLVTRLGLPSLAVTIGTLTLYRGLAYVVLGTKAVAQFPQNYADLATKTVPGTPIPYPFALFIVAAIVTAVVLHATGAGRAIFATGAQEEAAFFAGIRVKRIKLLLFVVSGVVSAFAGAIYTLRYGSARADNGLGLELAVIAAVLLGGVDFDGGRGTLGGVVAGVLLIGLLRNLLMLRDVATEIQSIVTGLLLIVSVLTPRIIAGVREARRHPRGSISASSQ; translated from the coding sequence ATGGCGCCTGACGCACCCGTGAAGACGAGCTCCCCCGGTGCTCTGCCGAACCCCGTGACCCGGCTGGTCCGCTGGGACGTCATCGTCACCGCACTGCTGATCGTGGTGTTCGCCGGTGGCGCCCTCGGCACGCCCGACTTCGCCACCAGCGACAACCTGTCCTTCGCCCTCGATGACCTCAGCGAGATCGCGCTGATCGCGCTGCCGATGACCCTGCTGGTCGTCGCCGCCGAGGTGGACCTGTCGGTGGCCTCGGTGCTGGGCCTGTCGAGCGCCCTGCTCGGCGCCCTGTGGGACGCCGGCTGGGCGATCGAGACGATCATTCCGCTCCTGATCATCGTCGGCGCGATCGCGGGGCTGGTCAACGGACTGCTCGTCACCCGGCTCGGGCTGCCGTCGCTGGCCGTCACGATCGGCACGCTGACGCTCTACCGCGGGCTCGCCTACGTCGTGCTCGGGACCAAGGCGGTGGCCCAGTTCCCGCAGAACTACGCGGACCTGGCCACGAAGACCGTTCCGGGCACCCCGATCCCGTATCCGTTCGCGCTGTTCATCGTGGCCGCGATCGTCACCGCGGTCGTGCTGCACGCGACCGGGGCGGGCCGGGCGATCTTCGCGACCGGCGCGCAGGAGGAGGCCGCGTTCTTCGCGGGGATCCGGGTGAAGCGCATCAAGCTCCTGCTCTTCGTCGTCTCCGGCGTGGTCTCGGCCTTCGCCGGAGCGATCTACACGTTGCGTTACGGAAGTGCCCGCGCCGACAACGGTCTCGGGCTGGAGCTGGCCGTGATCGCGGCCGTGCTCCTCGGCGGCGTCGACTTCGACGGCGGTCGCGGCACCCTCGGGGGCGTCGTCGCGGGTGTCCTGCTGATCGGCCTGCTCCGCAACCTGCTCATGCTCCGTGACGTCGCGACCGAGATCCAGTCGATCGTCACGGGTCTGCTCCTCATCGTCTCGGTGCTGACGCCGCGCATCATCGCGGGAGTACGCGAGGCACGCCGACATCCCCGCGGGTCCATCTCCGCCTCATCCCAGTGA
- a CDS encoding ABC transporter permease translates to MATITTTEAGAETGGGGRRLVDTVLRARELSILAALIVLVVVTTAANSSFLSQQGVKDIFLNASILALLAVGQTMVVITRNIDLSVGSVVGLVAFASGKFVLGHDRNIVLVLILGMAIGAVCGLVNGVLVSFFRVPALVVTLGTLYVIQGLDYYWAHGQQINAADVPNSLLELGSGSVLGIPYLPLITVVVMLAVGYYLRSYPSGREFYAIGSNPDAARLAGLSIRRRILTAYACSGILAGLAGVLWLARFGTVVADAAHGWELRVVAAVVVGGVAIVGGLGTVYGAALGALLLTTIGSVLVVLKVNSFWQDAISGLLLLLAISVDRLLSLRVTRALRRRNVRHGA, encoded by the coding sequence ATGGCGACGATCACCACGACCGAGGCCGGCGCCGAGACCGGCGGCGGCGGGCGCCGGCTCGTCGACACCGTCCTGCGCGCACGTGAGCTGAGCATCCTCGCCGCGCTGATCGTGCTCGTCGTCGTGACGACCGCGGCCAACTCCTCGTTCCTGTCCCAGCAGGGCGTCAAGGACATCTTCCTGAACGCCTCGATCCTCGCGCTGCTCGCGGTCGGGCAGACGATGGTCGTCATCACCCGCAACATCGACCTGTCGGTCGGCTCGGTGGTGGGCCTCGTCGCGTTCGCCTCGGGCAAGTTCGTCCTCGGCCACGACCGCAACATCGTCCTCGTGCTGATCCTGGGAATGGCGATCGGCGCGGTCTGCGGCCTGGTGAACGGGGTGCTGGTCAGCTTCTTCCGCGTCCCGGCGCTGGTGGTCACCCTCGGCACGCTGTACGTCATCCAGGGCCTGGACTACTACTGGGCGCACGGGCAGCAGATCAACGCCGCCGACGTTCCGAACTCCCTGCTGGAGCTCGGCAGCGGCAGCGTCCTGGGCATCCCGTACCTGCCGCTGATCACCGTCGTGGTCATGCTGGCCGTCGGGTACTACCTGCGCTCCTATCCGTCCGGCCGTGAGTTCTACGCGATCGGCTCGAACCCCGACGCGGCCCGGCTCGCGGGCCTGTCCATCCGCCGGCGGATCCTGACCGCGTACGCCTGCAGCGGGATCCTCGCGGGCCTGGCCGGGGTGCTGTGGCTGGCCCGGTTCGGGACCGTCGTGGCGGACGCGGCGCACGGCTGGGAGCTGCGCGTGGTCGCCGCGGTCGTGGTCGGCGGCGTCGCCATCGTCGGCGGGCTCGGCACCGTCTACGGCGCCGCGCTCGGCGCCCTGCTGCTCACCACGATCGGCAGCGTCCTGGTGGTGCTGAAGGTCAACTCCTTCTGGCAGGACGCCATCTCCGGCCTCCTGCTGCTCCTGGCCATCAGTGTCGACCGCCTGCTCAGCCTGCGCGTCACCCGCGCGCTGCGAAGGAGGAACGTCCGTCATGGCGCCTGA
- a CDS encoding sugar ABC transporter ATP-binding protein yields MSESPPILALERVSMAFGAVRALQDVSIDLRGGEIHALAGENGAGKSTLVKILAGVHRPDEGQVLLDGSPRDFRGPGDAQHAGVAVIYQEPTLFPDLSVAENIFMGRQPRAGLGRIDRRALRAQTAALFERLGVSLDPDRPARGLSIADQQIVEIAKALSRDARVLVMDEPTAALSGNEVARLFTVARTLREQGCALLFISHRLEEIFELCQRVTTLRDGRLIATEELQGITPDDLVQRMVGRELDTLYPKQDTTVGEAVLKVERLTREGVFTDVSFEVRTGEIVALAGLVGAGRSEVVRAVFGVDRYDAGSVTVGGRRLPGGSPTAAMSAGIALVPEDRRQQGLVMDGSIERNIGLTTLRALRRGPLVSRRAERDRAADWAIRLQLKYARLSDAVGVLSGGNQQKVVLAKWLSTEPTVLIVDEPTRGIDVGTKAEVHRLLSELAADGLAVLMISSDLPEVLGMADRVLVMYEGRLAAEIPRDEATEETVVAAATGRNRREAA; encoded by the coding sequence ATGAGTGAGTCGCCTCCGATCCTCGCGCTCGAACGCGTCAGCATGGCGTTCGGCGCGGTGCGGGCACTCCAGGACGTCTCGATCGACCTGCGCGGCGGAGAGATCCATGCGCTCGCCGGCGAGAACGGCGCGGGCAAGTCCACGCTGGTCAAGATCCTGGCGGGCGTGCACCGGCCGGACGAGGGCCAGGTCCTGCTCGACGGGAGCCCACGCGACTTCCGCGGGCCCGGCGACGCGCAGCACGCCGGCGTTGCCGTCATCTACCAGGAGCCGACGTTGTTCCCCGACCTCTCGGTCGCGGAGAACATCTTCATGGGCCGCCAGCCACGCGCCGGCCTCGGCCGGATCGACCGCCGGGCGCTGAGGGCGCAGACCGCGGCGCTGTTCGAGCGCCTCGGCGTCTCCCTGGACCCGGACCGGCCCGCGCGCGGCCTGTCCATCGCCGACCAGCAGATCGTCGAGATCGCCAAGGCCCTGTCCCGCGACGCCCGGGTGCTGGTCATGGACGAGCCGACCGCCGCGCTGTCCGGGAACGAGGTCGCGCGGCTGTTCACCGTCGCACGCACGCTGCGCGAGCAGGGCTGCGCGCTGCTGTTCATCTCGCACCGGCTGGAAGAGATCTTCGAGCTGTGCCAGCGGGTGACGACGCTGCGCGACGGCCGGCTCATCGCGACCGAGGAACTCCAGGGCATCACACCCGACGACCTGGTCCAGCGGATGGTCGGCCGCGAGCTCGACACGCTCTACCCCAAGCAGGACACGACCGTCGGCGAGGCCGTCCTGAAGGTCGAGCGGCTGACCCGCGAGGGCGTCTTCACCGACGTGTCGTTCGAGGTGCGCACGGGGGAGATCGTCGCCCTCGCCGGGCTGGTCGGGGCCGGCCGCAGCGAGGTGGTACGCGCCGTCTTCGGCGTCGACCGCTACGACGCGGGCTCGGTCACGGTGGGCGGCCGGCGGCTGCCCGGTGGCAGTCCCACCGCGGCGATGTCGGCGGGGATCGCTCTCGTACCGGAGGACCGGCGCCAGCAGGGCCTGGTCATGGACGGTTCGATCGAACGCAACATCGGCCTGACCACCCTTCGCGCACTTCGCCGTGGCCCGCTCGTCTCCCGCCGCGCCGAGCGGGACCGTGCCGCCGACTGGGCGATCCGGCTCCAGCTGAAGTACGCACGCCTGAGCGACGCGGTCGGCGTGCTGTCCGGCGGCAACCAGCAGAAGGTCGTACTCGCCAAGTGGCTCTCCACCGAGCCGACCGTGCTGATCGTGGACGAGCCGACACGGGGGATCGACGTCGGCACCAAGGCGGAGGTGCACCGGCTCCTGTCGGAGCTGGCGGCCGACGGCCTGGCGGTCCTGATGATCTCCTCCGACCTCCCCGAGGTGCTGGGCATGGCCGACCGGGTGCTCGTCATGTACGAGGGGCGGCTCGCCGCCGAGATCCCGCGGGACGAGGCCACCGAGGAGACCGTGGTGGCCGCCGCGACCGGCCGCAACCGGCGGGAGGCCGCGTAA
- a CDS encoding LacI family DNA-binding transcriptional regulator, producing the protein MVTVGIKEVAQRAGVSPGTVSNVLNRPERVAAATRSRVEQAIRELGFVRNGSASTLRAGQSRAVGLVVLDVGNPFFVEVARGVEDVVSDRDHAVILCNSGESPEKESRNLRVLAEQRVRGVLITPAADDTSDLLRLRDRGVAVVLVDHPASGDICSVAVDDVAGGELAVRHLIEGGARRIAFVSGPRAIRQCSDRRRGAVRALESAGLPAESLADIVVPEMTAQGGRLAGRTLLDEGLPDAVFCANDLLALGVLRVLSQAGVRVPKDVTLIGYDDIEFSSAAAVPLSSVRQPTYQLGKIATELLLDECDDPEGHAHQQIMFQPELVVRESSG; encoded by the coding sequence ATGGTCACCGTGGGTATCAAGGAGGTCGCGCAGCGGGCGGGCGTGTCCCCGGGCACCGTCTCGAACGTGCTGAACCGGCCGGAGCGCGTGGCCGCCGCGACGCGTTCGCGGGTCGAGCAGGCCATCCGCGAGCTCGGCTTCGTACGCAACGGCTCGGCCTCGACCCTGCGGGCCGGCCAGAGCCGTGCCGTCGGGCTCGTCGTCCTGGACGTGGGCAACCCGTTCTTCGTCGAGGTCGCGCGCGGTGTCGAGGACGTCGTCAGCGACCGCGACCACGCCGTCATCCTCTGCAACTCGGGCGAGTCACCGGAGAAGGAGTCCCGCAACCTGCGGGTGCTGGCCGAGCAGCGGGTACGCGGCGTGCTCATCACTCCGGCGGCGGACGACACCTCCGACCTGCTGCGGCTGCGCGACCGTGGAGTCGCGGTGGTGCTCGTGGACCACCCCGCCTCGGGTGACATCTGCTCGGTCGCCGTGGACGACGTGGCCGGCGGCGAGCTCGCGGTGCGTCACCTCATCGAGGGCGGCGCCCGGCGCATAGCCTTCGTGAGCGGCCCGCGGGCGATCCGCCAGTGCAGTGACCGGCGCCGCGGCGCCGTGCGCGCGCTGGAGTCGGCGGGGCTGCCCGCCGAGAGCCTGGCCGACATCGTGGTCCCCGAGATGACCGCGCAGGGCGGAAGGCTGGCCGGCCGGACGCTGCTGGATGAGGGATTGCCGGACGCCGTCTTCTGCGCGAACGACCTGCTCGCGCTGGGTGTCCTCCGCGTCCTGTCGCAGGCAGGGGTGCGCGTCCCGAAGGACGTCACCCTCATCGGCTACGACGACATCGAGTTCAGCTCGGCCGCCGCCGTACCCCTCAGCTCGGTCCGCCAGCCGACCTACCAGCTCGGCAAAATCGCCACGGAGCTGCTCCTGGACGAGTGCGACGACCCCGAGGGGCACGCGCACCAGCAGATCATGTTCCAGCCCGAGCTGGTCGTCCGCGAGTCGAGCGGCTGA
- a CDS encoding rhamnulokinase, which yields MGSYAAVDLGASSGRVMLAQLSEDRLTLHEAHRFANRPVRVAGTLYWDILGLYREILDGLRSAGGADSIGIDSWAVDYGLLDSSGALIGNPVHYRDSRTDGVMERVVGQIGADTLYDVGGLQFLPFNTVYQLVASAPPPRARTLLMIPDLLTYWLTGETGAEVTNASTTGLYDVRAGEWAYPLIERLGLSRRLFTPLRRPGTTAGTLRPEVAAETGLPSSLPVTAVGSHDTASAVFAVPASDDRFGYVSCGTWSLAGVELTAPVLTAESRRSGFTNEVGVDGTIRYLRNIMGLWLLQESLRTWGAEESLPSLLAAAADAPPFAALVDPGDQEFLAPGDMPARIAAHCERTGQRPPADRAATVRCIIESLAIGHRAAIREAARLSGRAVDVVHVVGGGARNALLCRLTADACGLPVVAGPVEATAIGNALVQARAHGFTGDPRDLVRRTQDLTVYRPSGDDAAWDRAASRIGLS from the coding sequence ATGGGGTCCTACGCCGCGGTGGATCTCGGTGCCTCCAGCGGCCGGGTGATGCTCGCCCAGCTGAGCGAGGACCGGCTGACGCTGCACGAGGCGCACCGGTTCGCCAACCGGCCCGTACGCGTGGCCGGCACGCTGTACTGGGACATCCTCGGCCTGTACCGCGAGATCCTCGACGGCTTGCGAAGCGCCGGGGGCGCCGACTCGATCGGCATCGACTCGTGGGCCGTGGACTACGGGCTGCTGGACTCCTCCGGCGCGCTCATCGGCAACCCCGTGCACTACCGCGACAGCCGTACGGACGGCGTCATGGAGCGGGTCGTCGGCCAGATCGGCGCGGACACGCTGTACGACGTCGGCGGCCTGCAGTTCCTGCCGTTCAACACGGTCTACCAGCTGGTGGCCTCGGCCCCTCCCCCGCGGGCACGGACGCTGCTGATGATCCCCGATCTGCTCACGTACTGGCTCACCGGTGAGACCGGCGCCGAGGTGACCAACGCCTCGACCACCGGCCTGTACGACGTCCGCGCCGGCGAGTGGGCGTACCCGCTCATCGAGCGGCTCGGCCTGTCACGCCGGCTCTTCACGCCCCTGCGACGGCCGGGCACCACCGCCGGAACCCTGCGCCCCGAGGTCGCCGCCGAGACCGGGCTGCCGTCGTCGCTGCCGGTCACGGCGGTGGGCTCGCACGACACGGCCTCGGCGGTCTTCGCGGTCCCCGCCTCGGACGACCGTTTCGGGTACGTCTCGTGCGGCACCTGGTCGCTCGCCGGCGTGGAGCTCACCGCCCCGGTGCTGACCGCCGAGAGCCGCAGGTCCGGGTTCACCAACGAGGTCGGCGTCGACGGCACCATCCGCTACCTGCGCAACATCATGGGCCTGTGGCTGCTGCAGGAGTCGCTGCGCACCTGGGGGGCCGAGGAGTCCCTGCCCTCGCTGCTCGCCGCCGCGGCGGACGCCCCGCCGTTCGCCGCGCTCGTGGACCCCGGCGACCAGGAGTTCCTGGCACCCGGCGACATGCCCGCGCGGATCGCCGCCCACTGTGAGCGGACCGGCCAGCGGCCGCCCGCGGACCGGGCGGCGACGGTCCGCTGCATCATCGAAAGCCTCGCGATCGGCCATCGCGCGGCGATACGGGAGGCGGCGCGGCTGTCCGGGCGCGCGGTCGACGTCGTGCACGTCGTCGGCGGTGGCGCGCGCAACGCCCTGCTGTGCCGGTTGACCGCCGACGCGTGCGGCCTGCCGGTGGTGGCCGGCCCGGTCGAGGCGACCGCGATCGGCAACGCGCTGGTCCAGGCACGCGCCCACGGCTTCACCGGCGACCCGCGCGACCTCGTACGACGCACCCAGGACCTGACCGTCTACCGGCCGAGCGGGGACGATGCCGCGTGGGACCGCGCGGCGTCGCGCATCGGGCTGAGCTAG
- a CDS encoding aldo/keto reductase family protein: MDYRRLGAGGLTVSAITYGNWLTHSSEAAENARRCVAAALDEGITTFDTADVYGSPDYGAAERVLGAALSGVRRGSVEILTKVCLPSGPGPNDRGLSRKHIMESCHTSLRNLGTDYVDLYQAHRYDDETPLEETMTAFADLVRQGKVLYLGVSEWRPAQIEAAAALAAELGVSLVSNQPQYSMLWRVIEKEVLPTSERLGLAQIVFSPVAQGTLTGKYLPQGKAPEQSRATDARGSRFVGRYLGDSVLSAVQRLRPVADEAGLTLAQLAVAWVLQNPGVSSAIVGASRPEQLRENTAAAGRKLDPDVMARIDAAFVDDVHGDLVERDPAKIATPFDVMPAWKS, translated from the coding sequence ATGGACTATCGCAGGCTCGGCGCCGGCGGCCTGACCGTCAGCGCGATCACCTACGGCAACTGGCTCACCCACTCCAGTGAGGCGGCGGAGAACGCGCGCCGGTGCGTGGCCGCGGCTCTGGACGAGGGGATCACCACGTTCGACACCGCGGACGTCTACGGCAGCCCCGACTACGGCGCCGCGGAACGTGTTCTCGGGGCCGCGCTGTCCGGCGTACGCAGGGGGTCGGTGGAGATCCTCACCAAGGTCTGCCTGCCCTCCGGCCCCGGGCCGAACGACCGCGGGCTGTCCCGCAAGCACATCATGGAGAGCTGCCACACCTCCCTGCGCAACCTCGGCACCGACTACGTCGACCTCTACCAGGCGCACCGCTACGACGACGAGACGCCGCTGGAAGAGACGATGACGGCCTTCGCCGACCTGGTGAGGCAGGGAAAGGTCCTCTACCTCGGAGTCTCCGAGTGGCGTCCGGCCCAGATCGAGGCCGCCGCCGCCCTCGCGGCCGAGCTGGGAGTCTCGCTGGTCTCCAACCAGCCGCAGTACTCCATGCTCTGGCGGGTCATCGAGAAGGAGGTCCTGCCCACCAGCGAACGCCTGGGCCTGGCGCAGATCGTCTTCTCGCCGGTCGCCCAGGGCACGTTGACCGGCAAGTACCTGCCTCAGGGGAAGGCACCTGAGCAGAGTCGCGCCACGGACGCCCGCGGTTCCCGCTTCGTCGGCCGCTATCTCGGCGACTCGGTGCTGTCCGCCGTGCAACGCCTGCGCCCGGTCGCCGACGAGGCCGGCCTCACGCTCGCCCAGCTCGCCGTCGCGTGGGTGCTGCAGAACCCCGGCGTCTCCAGCGCCATCGTCGGCGCCTCCCGCCCCGAACAGCTGCGCGAGAACACCGCCGCCGCGGGCCGGAAGCTCGACCCGGACGTCATGGCCCGCATCGACGCGGCCTTCGTCGACGACGTCCACGGCGACCTCGTCGAACGCGACCCTGCCAAGATCGCCACCCCGTTCGACGTCATGCCCGCCTGGAAGTCGTGA
- a CDS encoding S1 family peptidase, with translation MRFVPFVLVLAALIVGIPSLASAITNGTPDGESHPAVGALVGTKAFPDGTWSYCTGTLISPTVFLTAAHCGDAGQKTAMVSFSSRYQLGAGVYVGRYETDPLYSAKSELHDIAVVVFNTPIPGIKPARLPTAGMLDQLQSNGTLATSAFTPVGYGSVTPTDHGRAFHYSDIRRRTSISYGALTGSWLKLSENSAKKDGGTCYGDSGGPNFLGGPTSDLLVATTISGDDDVCKATNLDYRLDTEAARTFLGKYVTLP, from the coding sequence ATGCGTTTTGTCCCCTTCGTCCTGGTTCTTGCTGCGTTGATCGTGGGCATCCCCTCCCTCGCCTCCGCCATCACCAACGGCACCCCCGACGGTGAGAGCCACCCGGCCGTGGGTGCGCTGGTCGGCACCAAGGCGTTCCCGGACGGCACGTGGTCCTACTGCACCGGCACCCTCATCTCACCGACCGTCTTCCTGACCGCGGCGCACTGCGGCGACGCCGGGCAGAAGACCGCGATGGTCTCCTTCTCGAGCCGCTACCAGCTCGGTGCGGGCGTCTACGTCGGCCGCTACGAGACCGACCCGCTGTACAGCGCCAAGTCCGAACTCCACGACATCGCGGTGGTCGTCTTCAACACCCCGATCCCGGGCATCAAGCCCGCCCGGCTGCCGACGGCGGGCATGCTCGACCAGCTCCAGTCCAACGGCACCCTCGCGACGTCGGCCTTCACCCCGGTCGGGTACGGCTCGGTGACGCCGACCGACCACGGGCGGGCGTTCCACTACTCCGATATCCGCCGCCGTACGTCCATCTCCTACGGCGCCCTCACCGGAAGCTGGCTCAAGCTGTCGGAGAACTCCGCGAAGAAGGACGGGGGCACCTGCTACGGCGACTCGGGCGGCCCGAACTTCCTCGGCGGCCCGACCTCGGACCTGCTCGTGGCCACCACGATCAGCGGGGACGACGACGTCTGCAAGGCGACCAACCTGGACTACCGGCTGGACACCGAGGCGGCCCGCACGTTCCTCGGAAAGTACGTCACCCTGCCCTGA